A window of Benincasa hispida cultivar B227 chromosome 9, ASM972705v1, whole genome shotgun sequence genomic DNA:
TTAATTACACAATTTTGAAAGTACGAAGtttaactttcataaatattctattattaatattttttaaattgtaaattattTGGGATCATTTTATTATGACATCTATAGTATGAATAATTTGTTAGTCACCAAAGTGACCAAATTAGTAAGTGTAAGTtctatagatattaaattaaaattaattcaattactCATGTTTATGATTGTTTTATTGTGATATACACATTACAAGAATTCTCgattttaatgtcagtttaaaaccgacattaaagggttttaatgtcggttgagtTGGTTTTATTGAGTTGGTTTTGTTTAAGTGATCTCTTGTTGGCTTGTTGACATTTGAGTAGTGATTTAGTTGAAGTAGGAGCTTTTTAATGTAGTGAATTCGTGTTGGTCATAATGCATCCCCCTTCCCCTTCCCCCTCTCTTAAatgaactttttattttattttattttatgttcaaTGCTTTATTGGGTTGGTTTCGTTTAAGTTATCTCTTGTTGGCTTGTTGGCATTTTAGTAATGATTTAGTTCAAGTAGAAGTTTCTAAATGTTGTGAACTTGTGTTGGTTATAAGCCACCCCCTCCCCCCAATGGCTCATTGGCTTCTTGGCATTTGAACGatttcatgcatttttttcCTAGGAGCGTATTGAAGAAAATCGTGTTGGAACGTCTCGTTCAAATAGTATAATTGATGATGCAATTAGTAGAGTTTTCGGTACCAATCATGACCATGTACGAGGATTAGGATTCGGTGTAACTTTGTCGAAGTTGTCTACATCAACTCAAAAAGATGAAACTATTGCATCTCTTGAAAGAAAATGTAACAACCTAACAACAGATGTAGATGAACTGAAATACATGATAGCTTCCTTAATAAGGGACAAGGTAAATTTTTCCTAACTCTCTTTACCTATTGAAATTGtgttttatataataatttgaaTATGTTGTTTCTATAGGAAAGAATGAAGGAACGAGATTCTAATAATCTTGTTAGAGAATCAAGATTAGCAAATAATCCAGTTCCAGTCCTAAATTCCCCATaggtaaatcctatttactacACGACCATAtaccttcttctaaacgatcaagcattgtctatatgatagactctgCCCTTCTCCCACTAGCTtggtcgttgtatacgatcttcttttctccttccctctacaAAATTCCAGTAGAGCCcattctttggattctcacattgagaataccaagggttctaagtggtggtgtcatccccattgttGCAATGTtcgtgtggaggccgttcgtgagTAGACGACGGGAGTTTCGGTGAACGATTGCTTGGACGTTCCAGTGAGAGTGAGAGGATTCATtccttggagagagcgagatttcgatgaaaaaagttcttcaactggtacgtattcttgttctcttgttatttattattctaAGCATGTCGGTAATTATTGtataatgcatatctgttttgtttgaatgtaaatgtggtaattctatcacaatgtaTTTGGAACAATCCGCTTTCGCTCAGAGGTATtattgtataagagttcctttaattggtatcaaagccaagttctgatattccaaattcattgatgcaaagaattgcatttactttctcggtagataaaagcatgtctactctctgtttaaGCATTAaatcgtttgtggatgtgggATTAATTATGTTTCTGAGATGAAGCCTCAGATTGtttaaaattcttttacatttgaagttaattgtaaaggtctctgtgtttttgggcatattaactgctatcgagtctataatttcgAAGAGTTTGAGTCTGTGAATCGTTTGTGAAGAAGCTTCGtagcaagggttgttgttcttcgaggatgaagacgaccaaacgttggtcgggtcgtgtaaacgatggggtagaCGATCATTGAGTATCGGATACTCGAGAGCTGGTTTACGCACAcgcactagatgatcgtgtagctcagcaagcttcatcgcttagttactgactatacaatcgcggggtaaatcgtttacctatcgcgtgttaagtgatcatctagacgatcggGCTTCGCAGCTTCATTCGTTTAGCACCCGCATGTTTTTGTCttgtgcgctaaacgatcgtatacctggccgcgtttactaaacgataaaAACTTTGCCCGGCGATTCAAGACTCGATTTTCCTGTGAACCGATTTGTTtaatggaaaatgtaatagatagaatttccattctgttttttttaggtggttcatcccggtccattaattatTTCTATATGTACATAGGAtgcatgtttatttatatgtcatatggtatgccatatagataaatcccaccttatgttatgcattggtcatgcatcatctctttattataagtgttatgatttagagaagtatgatttaaattacgtaagagcatgcccatacatcatataatataagagttatatttatgcatgcataaagcattgacatgcatcatctttatattataagtattgtagtataagggtgtatggagcATATTTGCTTGGTTCGTTACTTGTAtgtaaaagttatgtatagtaatgaacggacattgcatgaagcatgacacataggttaaatttataagagttataaatacccaTTTGCGTGACAATGTatgattttatttgttttttttataacagttataaggaaattagaactaaaatttataagaaagacatgcatgccaacttaggtttaaaccatggttttaaaagtgttttaaaacttggtggagatagacctaagatcaaggttctaatatgattagcatccttaagatttaatcttttaaccaatttaataggattaaattgactaacaaaaagttaaagtgtagcaaatctatctataagagaccttttgtctaaggcgggttctgtctaggctagggtatttaaggtgacggaaacggaacatccctacctgggaacctacctggaaaggtgaattagatagatttgatgcatgcatgcaagattaaggacaatccattaaagatTTAATGTGACGACTT
This region includes:
- the LOC120087197 gene encoding uncharacterized protein LOC120087197, whose amino-acid sequence is MKERIEENRVGTSRSNSIIDDAISRVFGTNHDHVRGLGFGVTLSKLSTSTQKDETIASLERKCNNLTTDVDELKYMIASLIRDKERMKERDSNNLVRESRLANNPVPVLNSP